The sequence TCGTTCAATTGGCAGGACGGCGGATTCTGGCTCCGCTAATCAAGGTTCGAGTCCTTGCAGCCCAGCCAACACGCGCGTCCCCATCGTCTAGCCGGCCCAGGACAACGGCCTTTCACGCCGTCGACAGGGGTTCAAATCCCCTTGGGGACGCCAAATTTAGGTACAAAGAAGAATGCCAAAGTCCAAAAGACCTTGGCATTCTTTATTTTTTCATTCCAATACGGTTTCCCGAAGTCCAGCCTCGTCCGCTTGCATCCATGAAATTTGTGGGTATATCCGTAGGTAGGAATGTGGTACGATATTTCCGATACCTACACGGATAACCTGACGGAATCAAACATATTTTTGTCCATGTGGGTATCTCTCCGTCCAACGACAACCAAGGAGTGCCCATGCCTCTTACCGATACCCACATCCGCAGTCTGAAACCCGATTCAAAGCCCCGCAAATATTTCGACGGCGGCGGCCTGTTCCTCTATGTGCCCACCAGCGGCAGCAAGCTCTGGCGGATGGCTTACCGCTTTGACGGCAAGAGCAAACTGCTCAGTTTCGGGGAATACCCCAGCGTCTCGCTCAGGGACGCCAGAGAACGACGCGAGGATGCCCGGCGTCTGCTGGCCAAAGGCGTTGATCCTTCCGAGCAGAAACGGGAAGAAAAGAAGGCCAGAATCTCAGCCGAACGCGAGAGCTTCCAGAATATCGCCAGAGAATGGCATGAAACCCGCATGGCGGAGTTTTCTGAAAAGCATCAGGGAACCGTCATGTACCGGCTGAAAACCTACATCTTTCCACGTATTGGCAAAACGCACATCGCCAAACTGGAAACACGGGATATCATGGAGGTGGTCAAGCCTCTGGAGCAGCGGGGAAACTATGAGACTTCCCGGAGAGTGCTGCAGATCATCAATCAGGTATTCCGCTATGCGGTCATCACGGGCCGGGCAAAGCACAATATCGCAGCCGATCTCCGGGGAGCCTTGAGGCCGAGAAAAACGGTCCATCGCGCGGCGGTGCTGGAACCGGAAAAAGTCGGCCAGCTTTTGCGGGATATCGACGCCTACGAAGGCTATTTTCCTCTGGTCTGTGCCTTGAAGCTGGCTCCGTTGGTTTTCACCCGTCCCACGGAACTGCGGGCTGCCCAATGGAAGGAATTCGACCTTGAGTCCGGGGAATGGCGCATCCCTGCGGAACGCATGAAAATGCGCCGTCAGCATCTTGTGCCCCTGTCCCGGCAGGCAATGTTCATTCTTCGGGAACTTCAAAAATACTCCGGGGAGGGAAAATTCCTTTTTCCCTCCATCCGCACGGAGGTACGGCCCATTTCCGATGCGACCATGCTTAATGCGCTTCGGCGCATGGGCTACCAGAAGCACGAAATGAGCGTGCATGGTTTTCGCTCCATCGCATCCACACTGCTCAACGAACTCGGCTATAACCGGGACTGGATTGAGAGGCAGCTTGCCCACGGGGAGCAGGACGAAGTGCGTGCGGCATACAATTATGCGGAATATCTGCCTGAGCGCCGAAAGATGATGCAGGATTGGGCGGACTATCTGGACGGATTACGCAACACACAGCAGAAAAGAAATAA comes from Desulfovibrio porci and encodes:
- a CDS encoding tyrosine-type recombinase/integrase; translation: MPLTDTHIRSLKPDSKPRKYFDGGGLFLYVPTSGSKLWRMAYRFDGKSKLLSFGEYPSVSLRDARERREDARRLLAKGVDPSEQKREEKKARISAERESFQNIAREWHETRMAEFSEKHQGTVMYRLKTYIFPRIGKTHIAKLETRDIMEVVKPLEQRGNYETSRRVLQIINQVFRYAVITGRAKHNIAADLRGALRPRKTVHRAAVLEPEKVGQLLRDIDAYEGYFPLVCALKLAPLVFTRPTELRAAQWKEFDLESGEWRIPAERMKMRRQHLVPLSRQAMFILRELQKYSGEGKFLFPSIRTEVRPISDATMLNALRRMGYQKHEMSVHGFRSIASTLLNELGYNRDWIERQLAHGEQDEVRAAYNYAEYLPERRKMMQDWADYLDGLRNTQQKRNKEGVCKRTP